From the genome of Peptoniphilus sp. ING2-D1G:
AAAAAAATACTTATAAATAAACCGGGCTTATTGATTTTAAACAAACAAGATTTATCAGAATTGGAGCAAAATTATAAATGGATAAAAGAATTATCTAAAGGTGAAAATATTGCTATATTGTATAATTCCAACAAACCCAACGTGAATAAAATTATCGAATCATCCTTTGAATTAATGGCGGATAAAATCAATAAATTCAAAGAAAAGGGAGTTGAGTTAAAGACATTAAGAGCGATTATTGTCGGAATACCTAATTCCGGAAAATCCACTTTCATCAATGGAATTTCCGGGAGAAAATCGGCTAAGACGGGGAACAAACCGGGGATTACAAAAACAAATCAATGGATAAAACTAAATCCAAAATTGCATTTGTTAGATACACCGGGAATATTATGGCATAAGTTTGAAGAGTCTACAGCTTTAAATTTAGCTTTTACAGGAGCGATTAAGGATGATATTTTAGATGTGGAAACTTTAGCTGTTAAATTTATAGAAAAGCTTGCTGAGATTAAACCTGAATATTTAACAAATAGATATGGAATAGAAGTCGAAGGTAAAATGCCCTTGGAAATAATTGAACAAATAGCTAAAAAAAGAGGTGCTATTCTAAAAAACAATGTGATCGATTACACTAAAGTTGCCAACATAGTGCTTGATGAATTTAGAAAGGGAAAGCTTGGTCCTTTAACTTTAGAGAGGTTATAGAATGGAAAATTTTGAAGAATTATATCGTTCTAAAGGATATAACAGAATTGCAGGAATAGATGAAGTCGG
Proteins encoded in this window:
- the rbgA gene encoding Ribosome biogenesis GTPase A (Essential protein that is required for a late step of 50S ribosomal subunit assembly. Has GTPase activity that is stimulated by interaction with the immature 50S ribosome subunit. Binds to the 23S rRNA. Required for the association of ribosomal proteins rplP and rpmA with the large subunit; High confidence in function and specificity); protein product: MNINWFPGHMKKTVEDIAKKAKIVDFYIEIIDSRIPVSSRNPLLKKILINKPGLLILNKQDLSELEQNYKWIKELSKGENIAILYNSNKPNVNKIIESSFELMADKINKFKEKGVELKTLRAIIVGIPNSGKSTFINGISGRKSAKTGNKPGITKTNQWIKLNPKLHLLDTPGILWHKFEESTALNLAFTGAIKDDILDVETLAVKFIEKLAEIKPEYLTNRYGIEVEGKMPLEIIEQIAKKRGAILKNNVIDYTKVANIVLDEFRKGKLGPLTLERL